One segment of Deinococcus sp. Leaf326 DNA contains the following:
- a CDS encoding HU family DNA-binding protein, with translation MTKPAKKAAPKTNAAPEPKAAPEKKTAAAPAPAPATPAEKGKLAKAELTEQIAQHTGLSRKQANEAFDAMVEVLVDTLKSGKSVGLPGLGTLSVKETAARTGVRPGTSDKIQIPAGKKVAFKVAASLKGTL, from the coding sequence ATGACCAAACCCGCGAAGAAGGCCGCCCCCAAGACGAACGCTGCTCCGGAGCCCAAGGCCGCCCCCGAGAAGAAGACTGCCGCTGCCCCTGCACCCGCCCCGGCCACCCCGGCCGAGAAGGGCAAGCTCGCCAAAGCCGAACTCACTGAGCAGATTGCCCAGCACACCGGCCTCTCCCGCAAGCAGGCGAACGAGGCCTTCGATGCCATGGTCGAGGTCCTGGTCGATACCCTCAAGAGTGGCAAGAGCGTCGGCCTCCCCGGCCTTGGGACCCTCAGCGTCAAGGAGACCGCCGCCCGCACCGGCGTACGCCCCGGAACCAGCGACAAGATTCAGATCCCCGCTGGGAAGAAGGTCGCCTTCAAAGTCGCCGCGAGCCTCAAAGGCACCCTCTAA